In a single window of the Streptomyces sp. NBC_00094 genome:
- a CDS encoding bifunctional DNA primase/polymerase, producing MGDGIGRYRGTESKLAQWLRRRPKRTAAEVEDDREKLLLAAAAAGLPLAPAAYPVGYSCSCERIGCPTPARHPVSFAWQTQSTTDRAQIERWARNQPEANFITATGMVHDVLDVPLAAGRAALERLLAEGVEVGPVAESAEVDTVGGRMLFFTATRGTPEDEDEWWPCELDCHPETMDEHPGLRWHCRGSYVLVPPARLPGDESAPPVVAWVRGPEHPLPDPLNLLETLTEACARHAAAREAEGDGEHTAHEIAWPLTR from the coding sequence ATGGGCGACGGCATCGGCCGCTACCGCGGCACGGAGAGCAAACTCGCACAGTGGCTGCGCAGGCGCCCCAAACGCACCGCGGCCGAGGTCGAGGACGACCGCGAGAAGCTGCTCCTGGCCGCCGCCGCCGCCGGGCTGCCCCTGGCCCCCGCCGCGTACCCCGTCGGCTACAGCTGCTCCTGTGAGCGCATCGGCTGTCCCACTCCCGCCCGGCACCCCGTCTCCTTCGCCTGGCAGACCCAGTCGACCACCGACCGTGCCCAGATCGAGCGCTGGGCGCGGAACCAGCCCGAGGCGAACTTCATCACCGCCACCGGCATGGTCCACGACGTCCTCGACGTACCGCTGGCCGCCGGCCGCGCCGCCCTGGAGCGGCTCCTCGCGGAGGGCGTCGAGGTCGGTCCCGTCGCCGAGTCCGCCGAGGTCGACACCGTCGGCGGGCGCATGCTCTTCTTCACCGCCACCCGCGGCACCCCCGAGGACGAGGACGAGTGGTGGCCGTGTGAGCTCGACTGCCACCCGGAGACGATGGACGAGCACCCGGGGCTGCGCTGGCACTGCCGCGGCAGCTACGTCCTCGTACCGCCGGCCCGGCTGCCCGGAGACGAGTCCGCCCCGCCGGTCGTCGCCTGGGTCCGCGGACCCGAACACCCGCTGCCGGACCCGCTGAACCTCCTGGAGACCCTCACGGAAGCCTGCGCGCGCCACGCGGCCGCGCGGGAGGCCGAGGGGGACGGGGAGCACACCGCCCACGAGATCGCCTGGC
- a CDS encoding TetR/AcrR family transcriptional regulator, whose protein sequence is MSDAKAPDASRRSERSRRAIFDAALALVSENGYAKTTIEGIAARAGVGKQTIYRWWPSKAAVLLDAFLDLAARANEALGGDAESEIPDTGDLAADLKYVLRATVDEMNDPTFDGPSRALAAEGIVDAELGARFTEALLEPQLQYYARRIEAAQAAGDIDPDADPRIALELLVGPLHHRWIHRTLPLTHAYADALVDQVLRGLAPRA, encoded by the coding sequence ATGTCCGACGCCAAGGCCCCCGACGCCTCCCGCCGCAGCGAGCGCTCCCGCCGCGCCATCTTCGACGCCGCCCTCGCCCTCGTCTCCGAGAACGGCTACGCGAAGACCACCATCGAGGGCATCGCCGCCCGCGCCGGGGTCGGCAAGCAGACCATCTACCGCTGGTGGCCCTCCAAGGCCGCCGTCCTCCTCGACGCCTTCCTGGACCTCGCGGCCCGGGCCAACGAGGCCCTGGGGGGCGACGCCGAGAGTGAGATCCCCGACACCGGCGACCTCGCCGCCGACCTCAAGTACGTCCTCCGCGCCACCGTCGACGAAATGAACGACCCCACCTTCGACGGCCCCAGCCGCGCCCTCGCCGCCGAGGGCATCGTCGACGCCGAACTGGGCGCCCGCTTCACCGAAGCGCTGCTCGAACCCCAGCTCCAGTACTACGCCCGCCGCATCGAGGCCGCCCAGGCGGCCGGTGACATCGACCCGGACGCCGACCCCCGCATCGCCCTCGAACTCCTCGTCGGACCGCTCCACCACCGCTGGATCCACCGCACGCTGCCCCTCACCCACGCCTACGCCGACGCCCTCGTCGACCAGGTCCTCCGCGGCCTCGCCCCCAGGGCCTGA